From one Lycium ferocissimum isolate CSIRO_LF1 chromosome 5, AGI_CSIRO_Lferr_CH_V1, whole genome shotgun sequence genomic stretch:
- the LOC132057153 gene encoding uncharacterized protein LOC132057153 isoform X3 gives MNSPINYGIDDKDLDDDALWAVIDSAAASSSSTTTVAKYWKPLPYNNNHSPTRPFPSISNPSSRNFQNHHRDGEVLNHRPQKISRTNTNCVTTSPNQMAVVKHVQRTPTVTNYSSPVAQVMEYDHSCNSPFGSDCSPVTMMSHSLAGQFPSVSLFKEYQNAAMAILEKSDYTMISRHPFIKKTGWRKISFYFNLSYEIKDKTIEFDENRNVLRAEFIVRAYMQGGRFSDGWGSCERQEKKFLKPNHDVPSTAETRAKNKACQLAL, from the exons ATGAATTCTCCGATCAATTACGGCATTGACGACAAGGACCTAGACGACGACGCATTATGGGCGGTTATCGATTCCGCTGCTGCCTCCTCTTCCTCCACCACCACCGTCGCCAAATACTGGAAACCTCTACCTTACAACAACAATCACTCTCCAACTCGTCCTTTTCCTAGTATATCTAATCCTTCTTCTAGAAACTTCCAGAACCATCACCGTGACGGAGAAGTACTTAATCACCGGCCACAAAAAATCTCCAG GACAAACACTAACTGTGTTACAACAAGTCCGAATCAAATGGCGGTAGTAAAGCACGTGCAGCGCACGCCTACTGTGACGAATTATTCTTCACCGGTGGCTCAGGTGATGGAGTATGATCACAGCTGTAACAGTCCGTTTGGTTCGGATTGTTCACCGGTGACTATGATGAGTCATAGCTTGGCTGGTCAATTTCCATCCGTTTCTCTGTTCAAGGAGTATCAAAATGCAGCTATGGCG ATTCTGGAGAAAAGTGACTACACTATGATTTCTAGACATCCCTTCATCAAGAAAACTG GTTGGAGGAAGATATCCTTTTACTTCAATCTATCATATGAAATTAAAGACAAGACCATCGAATTTGATGAGAACCGTAATGTCCTGCGTGCTGAGTTTATAGTTCGGGCATATATGCA GGGTGGTAGGTTCTCAGATGGATGGGGTTCATGTGAAAGGCAGGAGAAGAAATTCCTTAAACCAAATCATGATGTTCCCAGCACGGCAGAAACCAGAGCAAAAAATAAAGCATGCCAG CTTGCACTTTAG
- the LOC132057153 gene encoding uncharacterized protein LOC132057153 isoform X2 yields the protein MNSPINYGIDDKDLDDDALWAVIDSAAASSSSTTTVAKYWKPLPYNNNHSPTRPFPSISNPSSRNFQNHHRDGEVLNHRPQKISRTNTNCVTTSPNQMAVVKHVQRTPTVTNYSSPVAQVMEYDHSCNSPFGSDCSPVTMMSHSLAGQFPSVSLFKEYQNAAMAILEKSDYTMISRHPFIKKTGWRKISFYFNLSYEIKDKTIEFDENRNVLRAEFIVRAYMQGGRFSDGWGSCERQEKKFLKPNHDVPSTAETRAKNKACQRKRMN from the exons ATGAATTCTCCGATCAATTACGGCATTGACGACAAGGACCTAGACGACGACGCATTATGGGCGGTTATCGATTCCGCTGCTGCCTCCTCTTCCTCCACCACCACCGTCGCCAAATACTGGAAACCTCTACCTTACAACAACAATCACTCTCCAACTCGTCCTTTTCCTAGTATATCTAATCCTTCTTCTAGAAACTTCCAGAACCATCACCGTGACGGAGAAGTACTTAATCACCGGCCACAAAAAATCTCCAG GACAAACACTAACTGTGTTACAACAAGTCCGAATCAAATGGCGGTAGTAAAGCACGTGCAGCGCACGCCTACTGTGACGAATTATTCTTCACCGGTGGCTCAGGTGATGGAGTATGATCACAGCTGTAACAGTCCGTTTGGTTCGGATTGTTCACCGGTGACTATGATGAGTCATAGCTTGGCTGGTCAATTTCCATCCGTTTCTCTGTTCAAGGAGTATCAAAATGCAGCTATGGCG ATTCTGGAGAAAAGTGACTACACTATGATTTCTAGACATCCCTTCATCAAGAAAACTG GTTGGAGGAAGATATCCTTTTACTTCAATCTATCATATGAAATTAAAGACAAGACCATCGAATTTGATGAGAACCGTAATGTCCTGCGTGCTGAGTTTATAGTTCGGGCATATATGCA GGGTGGTAGGTTCTCAGATGGATGGGGTTCATGTGAAAGGCAGGAGAAGAAATTCCTTAAACCAAATCATGATGTTCCCAGCACGGCAGAAACCAGAGCAAAAAATAAAGCATGCCAG AGAAAGAGGATGAACTAA
- the LOC132057153 gene encoding uncharacterized protein LOC132057153 isoform X1 — protein sequence MNSPINYGIDDKDLDDDALWAVIDSAAASSSSTTTVAKYWKPLPYNNNHSPTRPFPSISNPSSRNFQNHHRDGEVLNHRPQKISRTNTNCVTTSPNQMAVVKHVQRTPTVTNYSSPVAQVMEYDHSCNSPFGSDCSPVTMMSHSLAGQFPSVSLFKEYQNAAMAILEKSDYTMISRHPFIKKTGWRKISFYFNLSYEIKDKTIEFDENRNVLRAEFIVRAYMQGGRFSDGWGSCERQEKKFLKPNHDVPSTAETRAKNKACQDLLGIGEYRPGLSQST from the exons ATGAATTCTCCGATCAATTACGGCATTGACGACAAGGACCTAGACGACGACGCATTATGGGCGGTTATCGATTCCGCTGCTGCCTCCTCTTCCTCCACCACCACCGTCGCCAAATACTGGAAACCTCTACCTTACAACAACAATCACTCTCCAACTCGTCCTTTTCCTAGTATATCTAATCCTTCTTCTAGAAACTTCCAGAACCATCACCGTGACGGAGAAGTACTTAATCACCGGCCACAAAAAATCTCCAG GACAAACACTAACTGTGTTACAACAAGTCCGAATCAAATGGCGGTAGTAAAGCACGTGCAGCGCACGCCTACTGTGACGAATTATTCTTCACCGGTGGCTCAGGTGATGGAGTATGATCACAGCTGTAACAGTCCGTTTGGTTCGGATTGTTCACCGGTGACTATGATGAGTCATAGCTTGGCTGGTCAATTTCCATCCGTTTCTCTGTTCAAGGAGTATCAAAATGCAGCTATGGCG ATTCTGGAGAAAAGTGACTACACTATGATTTCTAGACATCCCTTCATCAAGAAAACTG GTTGGAGGAAGATATCCTTTTACTTCAATCTATCATATGAAATTAAAGACAAGACCATCGAATTTGATGAGAACCGTAATGTCCTGCGTGCTGAGTTTATAGTTCGGGCATATATGCA GGGTGGTAGGTTCTCAGATGGATGGGGTTCATGTGAAAGGCAGGAGAAGAAATTCCTTAAACCAAATCATGATGTTCCCAGCACGGCAGAAACCAGAGCAAAAAATAAAGCATGCCAG GACTTGCTTGGAATTGGAGAATATCGACCTGGTTTGAGCCAGAGTACGTAG
- the LOC132057154 gene encoding uncharacterized protein At3g17950, with amino-acid sequence MAQQEEGWPLGLQPLNVRNREFNGSISFNTLITGSPSSSTDSSSGLDTESTASFFHDKSITLGSLIGITSILEFSRRSTRRRTIVEPKMRDDKKSNSNKSRTWLFSLCSKLSTDAVSMNNINSAPSLGHFLEAERKAANERPNNNGYGPDDFNQLSDNSNHVNNNSLFIGGQIAPPPPHDESRKGLFEQDNQNGHGGPLLFSCLCGHLVH; translated from the exons ATGGCTCAACAG GAAGAAGGGTGGCCACTTGGGCTGCAACCATTGAATGTGAGAAATCGTGAGTTTAATGGATCAATTTCTTTCAATACTTTGATCACTGGttctccttcttcttccacTGATTCTTCTTCTGGCCTTGATACTGAG TCTACTGCTTCTTTCTTCCATGACAAGAGCATTACTCTAGGGAGCCTCATTGGAATTACAAGcattctagagttttcaagaagatcaacaagaagaagaacaatagTTGAACCCAAAATGAGGGACGACAAGAAGAGTAATAGTAACAAGTCAAGAACTTGGTTATTTTCACTTTGCTCAAAATTAAGTACTGATGCAGTGAGCATGAACAATATTAATTCTGCCCCATCATTAGGCCATTTTCTTGAAGCAGAGAGAAAAGCTGCTAATGAAAGACCCAATAATAATGGTTATGGACCTGATGATTTCAATCAATTATCAGATAATTCAAATCATGTGAACAATAATTCATTGTTCATTGGTGGCCAAAttgctcctcctcctcctcatgATGAGTCAAGAAAAGGGTTATTTGAGCAAGATAACCAAAATGGTCATGGTGGTCCTCTGCTTTTCTCATGTTTATGTGGGCACCTAGTTCATTGA